In one Sphingobacterium daejeonense genomic region, the following are encoded:
- a CDS encoding STN domain-containing protein, with product MIFIQQIDYGSRSAIPKLKYWVLTMKLTFLLTVLSIVNVYASSYAQHVSIKANNSPLIQVMQSIQKQSGIPFLLNGKDIANTKINADIKNEELSEALSNIFEDKPISWEIVDGTIILRKSTEKNTRPTGVEKFFKSTTDSDRKCQRFKRSSYPRGISFLL from the coding sequence ATGATTTTTATACAACAAATTGATTATGGCAGCAGGTCTGCCATACCTAAATTAAAATACTGGGTATTGACCATGAAATTAACCTTTTTATTAACTGTTCTGAGTATTGTGAATGTTTATGCAAGCAGTTATGCACAGCATGTAAGCATTAAGGCCAATAACTCTCCATTAATTCAGGTAATGCAATCCATTCAGAAACAAAGTGGAATCCCATTTCTACTGAACGGGAAAGACATTGCAAATACCAAGATCAATGCAGACATCAAAAATGAAGAACTCAGTGAAGCTCTATCAAATATTTTTGAGGACAAGCCTATCTCCTGGGAAATTGTGGATGGCACAATAATCTTACGGAAATCAACAGAAAAAAACACACGACCTACAGGGGTTGAGAAATTCTTCAAATCAACAACGGACAGTGACAGGAAATGTCAAAGATTCAAACGGAGTTCCTATCCAAGGGGCATCAGTTTTTTATTGTAG
- a CDS encoding RagB/SusD family nutrient uptake outer membrane protein: MKKAIILLITVGLFSSCEKFLDTESFDKKNTGNFPVNVADANSMLTGIYSSLSAAISNVQNTHFYMAELASDDRFGGGGENDKDMQGLDHLMNTQPDRFLTFWTARYQGIFRANTAIETLDQVQGWTNEAQKNQVLGEVYFLRALYYFELSQMFGEVPLVLSTEVTNIPKNPADETYAQIAEDLKNAISLMPSTPYSTVASGHATKWAAEALMARVFLFYTGYYKKADLPLASGGTVSKAQVVQWLDDCIKNSGHDLASDFRNLWPYSNEFTKADYKYAKDNNLNYEGEGNKEAVFAVKFGTLADWGDTYMLGYTNQYNLHFGLRSNNGLAGTFPFGQGWGAGPVNTNLWNEWRQAEPNDIRRTGSIINVATDVESYIFWCRQPNGRNGFLAEEVHFHYSL, encoded by the coding sequence ATGAAAAAGGCGATAATATTATTAATAACTGTAGGATTGTTTAGTTCATGTGAAAAGTTTCTAGACACCGAAAGTTTCGACAAGAAGAATACGGGGAATTTCCCGGTAAATGTTGCGGATGCAAATTCTATGCTTACAGGCATTTATTCCAGTTTGAGCGCAGCCATATCCAACGTGCAGAACACCCATTTTTATATGGCTGAATTAGCTTCTGATGATCGTTTTGGAGGTGGTGGTGAAAATGATAAGGATATGCAAGGATTAGATCATTTAATGAACACTCAACCGGATAGGTTTTTAACATTTTGGACTGCCCGCTATCAAGGGATTTTCAGAGCAAATACTGCAATTGAAACATTAGACCAAGTTCAAGGTTGGACAAATGAAGCTCAAAAGAACCAAGTTTTGGGTGAAGTGTATTTCTTAAGAGCATTATACTATTTTGAATTATCTCAAATGTTTGGTGAAGTACCGTTGGTTTTAAGTACTGAGGTCACAAATATCCCAAAAAACCCTGCAGATGAAACCTACGCCCAAATAGCAGAAGATTTAAAAAATGCTATTTCTTTAATGCCATCCACCCCATATAGTACAGTCGCATCTGGTCACGCAACTAAATGGGCTGCTGAAGCATTGATGGCTAGGGTGTTTTTATTCTATACCGGGTATTATAAAAAAGCAGATCTCCCTTTAGCTTCTGGAGGAACAGTGTCGAAAGCACAAGTAGTTCAATGGTTGGACGATTGCATAAAAAACAGCGGTCACGATTTAGCTAGTGACTTTCGAAACCTTTGGCCATATTCGAATGAATTCACCAAGGCTGACTATAAATATGCTAAGGACAACAACCTGAATTACGAAGGTGAGGGAAATAAAGAAGCAGTGTTTGCTGTGAAATTTGGTACGCTTGCCGATTGGGGTGATACCTATATGTTGGGTTACACCAATCAGTATAATTTACATTTTGGATTAAGGTCAAACAATGGTTTAGCTGGAACATTTCCATTTGGCCAAGGCTGGGGTGCTGGTCCAGTTAATACTAATTTATGGAATGAATGGAGACAGGCCGAGCCGAATGATATACGAAGGACTGGCTCTATTATAAACGTTGCTACGGATGTAGAATCTTATATTTTTTGGTGCAGACAACCAAATGGAAGAAACGGGTTTTTGGCAGAAGAAGTACATTTCCATTACAGCTTATGA
- a CDS encoding TonB-dependent receptor, which translates to MATFTLRADGSSNFARGNRWGYFPSASVGWVVSNEEFLKGNDNLNFLKLRASWGQNGNASINPFQYLATIAINNKNGYYFGNNMNTLLRGAYPDILANPDVTWETSEQLNIGFDSRFINNKLSVVFDWYKKSTFNWLVQAPVLAIYGTSAPFINGGDIENKGYELGLNWNDTRGEFSYGIGINGAYNKNEVVRIANAEGIIHGEENVLSQGTKEMYRAQVGFPIGYFYGFKTDGIFSKPGTNQCLASRRQRGVGQCSAWRCCLC; encoded by the coding sequence ATGGCAACATTTACGTTGAGAGCGGATGGATCTTCAAACTTTGCTCGAGGAAATCGTTGGGGATATTTCCCTTCTGCATCAGTAGGATGGGTTGTTAGCAACGAAGAATTTCTTAAAGGAAATGACAATTTGAATTTCTTGAAATTGAGAGCAAGTTGGGGACAAAATGGTAATGCTTCTATAAATCCATTTCAATATTTAGCAACTATTGCCATCAATAATAAAAATGGATATTATTTTGGAAACAACATGAATACACTTCTTAGAGGTGCATATCCTGATATTTTGGCAAACCCTGATGTAACGTGGGAAACATCTGAACAATTAAATATTGGATTTGACTCAAGATTCATTAACAATAAATTATCAGTAGTTTTCGATTGGTACAAGAAATCAACGTTTAATTGGTTGGTTCAGGCTCCAGTATTGGCAATTTATGGAACGTCAGCACCTTTTATTAATGGCGGTGATATTGAGAACAAGGGTTATGAATTAGGGTTGAACTGGAATGATACCCGTGGCGAATTCAGTTATGGAATAGGGATAAATGGTGCTTATAACAAAAATGAAGTTGTAAGAATTGCAAATGCAGAAGGCATTATCCATGGTGAGGAGAATGTATTGAGTCAAGGAACTAAGGAAATGTATAGAGCACAGGTAGGTTTCCCGATTGGTTATTTTTACGGATTCAAGACAGATGGCATTTTTTCAAAACCAGGAACAAATCAATGCTTGGCGAGCAGACGGCAAAGGGGTGTTGGCCAATGCTCAGCCTGGAGATGTTGCCTTTGTTGA
- a CDS encoding TonB-dependent receptor plug domain-containing protein: MSKIQTEFLSKGHQFFIVGTNNGTTTDANGNFSLEVSGSNPVVSVTYIGYLKSEVTVGNQQNLNIVLQESLGDLDEIVVVGYGTQKKKLTTGATIEVKGEDLEKLSTPNILEALQSQSPGVQITQSSGMPGESFKVTIRGLGTIGNSSPLYVIDGVPGGDINMLNPSDIERVDVLKDAASAAIYGSRAANGVVLVTTKQGKDGKLSLHIDNYLGFQNAYKLPSLLNAKEYMTIQDERRFNEGSDPYDWATLIPKQYQQIQDGTWNGTNWIKEIHNDNAILQNTSLKPYGRK; this comes from the coding sequence ATGTCAAAGATTCAAACGGAGTTCCTATCCAAGGGGCATCAGTTTTTTATTGTAGGAACAAATAACGGTACTACTACTGATGCAAACGGAAACTTCTCCTTGGAGGTTAGCGGCAGTAATCCTGTGGTTTCTGTGACTTATATAGGTTATTTAAAATCCGAAGTAACCGTAGGTAATCAACAAAACCTAAATATTGTACTTCAAGAAAGTTTAGGCGACCTAGATGAGATTGTTGTTGTGGGATATGGTACTCAAAAGAAGAAACTTACCACTGGTGCAACCATCGAGGTAAAGGGTGAAGATTTAGAAAAATTGAGTACTCCAAATATTTTGGAGGCATTGCAAAGTCAATCTCCCGGAGTCCAAATCACGCAAAGCTCAGGGATGCCTGGGGAGAGCTTTAAAGTTACCATTCGTGGACTTGGAACCATTGGGAATTCTAGTCCTCTTTATGTAATCGACGGAGTTCCAGGTGGTGACATCAATATGTTGAATCCATCGGACATTGAGCGTGTTGACGTCTTAAAAGACGCTGCATCTGCAGCCATTTATGGTTCTAGAGCTGCCAATGGGGTTGTATTAGTAACAACAAAACAAGGAAAAGATGGAAAATTATCTCTACATATTGATAATTACCTAGGTTTTCAAAACGCATACAAACTCCCTTCTTTGTTGAACGCTAAGGAATATATGACCATACAAGATGAACGAAGATTCAATGAAGGATCTGACCCTTATGATTGGGCGACATTAATTCCAAAACAATATCAGCAAATACAAGATGGAACTTGGAACGGTACTAATTGGATTAAAGAGATTCATAATGACAATGCTATCCTACAGAATACTTCTCTAAAACCTTATGGGAGGAAATGA
- a CDS encoding efflux RND transporter permease subunit, which yields MNLIRFALRRPIAIIMVIFAIAYFSWPVIKKIKVDIFPEIESPAMYIAMPYGGLSPAYMDGFMANEFQKYWYL from the coding sequence ATGAATTTAATACGTTTTGCTTTAAGGAGACCGATAGCCATTATTATGGTCATTTTTGCGATTGCTTACTTCTCATGGCCGGTCATCAAAAAGATTAAAGTAGATATATTTCCCGAAATAGAATCCCCGGCCATGTATATAGCTATGCCCTATGGAGGTTTGTCACCTGCGTATATGGATGGTTTTATGGCTAATGAATTTCAAAAGTATTGGTATTTGTAA
- a CDS encoding FecR family protein: MKSSKEVAELIKKYIEGNISSEESIQLNNWIKEKPEHAEFFKSVLSEDEVFEDAFLWIDLKQKNENQWLDDLKKDTLVRIHKKNDSDEKPKSFKWIYYAAAAMLLFGLFLGIKRFQQTNVEEIDIELSDINPGTNKAELILSNGKKLTLRSDKDGIVIDNNLEYSDGTHVLSLENEDLTNMTATIQVPKGGKYQVTLPDGSRVWLNSLSKLEYPLAFKKESRKVKLEGEGYFQVSKISMDNKRLPFEVESSMQTIEVTGTQFNISAYPEDDHEVSTLVEGSINVHVGSSKISLKPNQQSINHAGKLVKKDVDVSSYIAWKENKFLFYETELRDVMKGLSRWYDIEVSYQGHIEPTYFYGEIGREKNLSEVLRMIEKSGVKIQININRKNK; the protein is encoded by the coding sequence ATGAAATCTTCAAAAGAAGTAGCTGAATTAATAAAAAAATATATTGAAGGTAACATCAGTTCCGAAGAAAGTATTCAATTGAATAACTGGATCAAAGAGAAACCTGAACATGCGGAATTTTTTAAGAGCGTTCTTTCAGAAGATGAAGTCTTTGAAGATGCATTTCTATGGATTGATCTTAAGCAGAAAAATGAAAACCAGTGGTTGGATGATTTGAAAAAAGACACACTAGTTAGAATTCACAAAAAGAATGATTCAGACGAAAAGCCAAAGTCATTTAAATGGATTTACTATGCTGCTGCTGCCATGCTTTTGTTTGGGTTATTTTTAGGAATAAAAAGATTTCAACAAACTAATGTTGAAGAAATTGACATCGAACTTTCTGACATAAATCCTGGGACGAACAAAGCAGAACTCATTTTATCGAATGGAAAAAAACTGACCTTAAGAAGCGATAAGGATGGAATAGTAATCGACAATAATCTTGAATATTCCGATGGCACTCATGTCTTGAGTTTAGAGAACGAAGATTTGACTAATATGACTGCTACTATTCAAGTTCCCAAAGGAGGCAAATACCAGGTTACTTTACCTGACGGAAGTAGAGTATGGCTAAACTCCTTGTCAAAACTGGAATATCCATTAGCCTTTAAAAAAGAAAGTAGGAAGGTGAAACTGGAAGGTGAGGGATATTTTCAGGTATCAAAAATCTCAATGGATAATAAAAGATTACCTTTTGAAGTAGAGAGTTCCATGCAAACTATCGAGGTGACAGGAACACAATTCAATATTTCTGCATACCCGGAAGATGATCATGAAGTATCAACATTGGTAGAAGGCTCGATTAATGTGCATGTTGGATCATCTAAAATAAGTTTGAAGCCTAATCAGCAATCTATTAACCATGCTGGAAAGCTTGTTAAAAAAGATGTGGATGTCTCTAGCTATATAGCATGGAAGGAAAATAAGTTTTTATTCTATGAAACGGAATTAAGAGATGTCATGAAAGGATTGAGCCGTTGGTATGACATCGAAGTTAGTTATCAAGGCCATATAGAGCCCACTTATTTTTATGGGGAAATCGGTAGAGAGAAGAATCTTTCAGAGGTTTTGAGGATGATAGAAAAAAGTGGCGTAAAAATTCAAATTAATATAAACAGGAAAAACAAATAA
- a CDS encoding RagB/SusD family nutrient uptake outer membrane protein → MEETGFWQKKYISITAYDPETKALLPSYAILANAAQADMQLGHTQDLVLIRFADVLLMHSELSETATNLNRVRARAKLPAISYSLAALKKERRWELAFEGLRYFDLMRWQDAGAALANQEGVDIKNKGIDTKMRGFGGGYKARFDATGGFWPIPSSQIALSEGVLIQNKGWGDPSNEFPGW, encoded by the coding sequence ATGGAAGAAACGGGTTTTTGGCAGAAGAAGTACATTTCCATTACAGCTTATGATCCAGAAACAAAAGCATTATTACCATCCTATGCCATCCTAGCAAATGCAGCACAAGCTGATATGCAACTCGGACATACTCAAGATTTAGTATTAATTCGTTTTGCTGATGTTTTATTGATGCATTCAGAATTAAGTGAAACCGCAACCAATCTTAATAGAGTTCGAGCAAGGGCAAAGCTACCTGCTATCAGTTATTCTTTGGCAGCTTTAAAAAAGGAGCGTCGTTGGGAATTGGCGTTTGAAGGATTGCGCTATTTTGACTTAATGAGATGGCAAGATGCTGGGGCAGCCTTAGCTAATCAAGAAGGTGTAGACATTAAAAACAAAGGAATTGACACCAAAATGAGAGGTTTTGGTGGTGGTTACAAAGCTAGATTTGATGCTACAGGAGGTTTTTGGCCAATTCCGAGTTCTCAAATAGCTTTGTCTGAAGGGGTTTTGATCCAAAATAAAGGTTGGGGTGACCCTAGCAATGAATTTCCAGGTTGGTAA
- a CDS encoding TolC family protein, with protein sequence MTQRYIEFIYLNVLNEWFEKHAERYTSILEITKGLAEAGIVPGADTLLASSSLKNVESNLLQIKGKVAGSRELLKEFTKDFNPADTKITPFLEVIDTKTVVQQEHPLFLMKRNEAESLQLMEKKNQRDHFPRVMLLGGLTNRSSGITSDGYVNPNYSALYNDFANNYFVGVGVTWNLQDLFNSRSQRSSLGLLRQNNEYEQEVIQNEIHSHIAQLEAEIIAADAGIKESNLSRTKAEEAYLLYKARYEGGLINLSDLLQVQEILLQTERQNLMAYLNYWNLMISKSYQQADFSQLFAHF encoded by the coding sequence TTGACCCAGCGATATATTGAGTTTATATACTTAAATGTACTCAATGAATGGTTTGAAAAACATGCTGAAAGATACACGTCTATTTTAGAGATAACTAAAGGATTGGCAGAAGCAGGAATTGTACCAGGTGCTGATACCTTATTAGCAAGTTCTTCTTTGAAAAATGTAGAAAGCAATTTGTTGCAAATCAAAGGAAAAGTCGCGGGCTCAAGGGAACTCTTAAAAGAATTTACCAAGGATTTCAATCCAGCTGACACGAAGATCACTCCATTTTTGGAGGTTATTGATACCAAGACTGTAGTTCAACAAGAGCATCCATTATTCTTGATGAAAAGGAATGAAGCAGAATCATTGCAGCTAATGGAGAAGAAGAATCAAAGAGACCATTTCCCAAGAGTAATGCTTTTAGGAGGATTAACAAATCGAAGTTCGGGAATAACATCCGATGGTTATGTAAATCCTAATTATTCGGCACTTTACAATGATTTTGCTAACAATTATTTTGTAGGGGTTGGGGTTACTTGGAATTTACAGGACTTGTTCAACTCTAGGTCTCAAAGGAGTTCGTTAGGTCTGTTGAGACAGAATAACGAATATGAGCAAGAGGTTATTCAAAACGAAATCCATAGTCATATTGCACAACTTGAAGCAGAAATAATTGCAGCAGATGCTGGAATCAAGGAATCTAACCTGAGTAGGACTAAAGCTGAAGAAGCATATCTATTATATAAAGCTAGGTATGAGGGTGGATTGATCAATCTGTCAGATTTATTGCAGGTACAGGAGATTCTTCTTCAAACGGAAAGACAAAATTTAATGGCCTATTTAAATTATTGGAATCTGATGATCAGCAAAAGCTATCAACAAGCAGATTTCAGCCAATTATTCGCTCATTTTTAA
- a CDS encoding efflux RND transporter permease subunit has product MKLSFYPGTDMAQASAEISMQVSRAMGFLPTGAVPPMVVRFDGSSLPVGQLVFDSDQYTVVELQTMATTKVRPMFVNIPGITAPAPFGGNMRSLVVNIDPRKMKAHGLSPEEVTIAVTKNSVPSPAGNVRIGDQNLMAPVNSISSGVDEFLQTPIKSINGRTVLIGDVASVTDAADQTVGYAIINGKRSVYLPIIKKPDASTIDAVENLTNALPMLESLLPEGVKIGYVFDQSVYISRSLHNLIFEGALGAILTGLMVFLFLRDPRGALIVILTIPIAIITAVITLSMFGQTINIMTLSGLALSIGILVDEATVTIENIHQHMEFGKKKSRAILDALLEISAPKLLILLSILAVLTPALMMEGIPRDMFMPLSMAVAFAMIASFIASQTFVPIMANWIMKIKKHPKKKKKKSFIDKVSVKYAYTLKSSFKRSKIITILYVVAAFTVGFIAVSFLGTDIMPKSEGSDFQIRVRMPDGTRLERTEETIKSLTNSLIADLPDNSLKISSAFVGMHPSANPINSIFLFNKTTAEATLQLSLDKSKLGMQRDEFKEFVRNHIKEKYPNVSINFEPMELMEKILGQGSMTPVEVKVSAPQVKQAEGFAEKIKKELATYPFLKDVQISEPLHYPTIDIKIDRRRLAEFGLTVQEVSRNISATTSSTRFTDKNLWVDPKSGLVFQVQVQVPENMVQTLQDLRSIPVKQGASTPILEDIATITANEVPAQVNRRGPNRYVSVIADIHQKDLGSANAAVDQALKNVGEPPKGIRIWKEGTLTLLEETLVGLLSGLSIAIVVIFFMMSAYYQSIRVSVVILSVVPAVIAGSAIMIWICGSSLNLQSYMGIIMSIGVSVSNAVLLVNQAEWNRKRLNLPASSAAMVAAKSRFRPILMTALAMLAGMTPMALGIGDGGEQIAPLGQAVIGGLLSSTFTILLVVPLIFGLIMKKASYGSPSMDPDDKESKFYLEQ; this is encoded by the coding sequence ATGAAATTATCTTTCTATCCAGGTACAGATATGGCTCAAGCATCGGCAGAAATCAGTATGCAGGTTTCTAGAGCGATGGGATTCTTGCCAACTGGTGCTGTTCCACCGATGGTTGTGAGATTTGATGGTAGTAGTCTTCCTGTAGGTCAGTTGGTTTTCGATTCAGACCAATATACTGTTGTAGAATTACAGACCATGGCAACTACGAAAGTAAGGCCTATGTTCGTCAATATTCCAGGAATTACAGCTCCAGCACCTTTTGGAGGGAACATGAGAAGTCTGGTTGTCAATATTGACCCCCGGAAAATGAAAGCCCATGGACTTAGCCCGGAAGAAGTAACCATAGCAGTAACAAAAAATTCAGTCCCTTCTCCAGCAGGAAATGTTAGGATCGGAGACCAAAACCTGATGGCCCCAGTCAATTCGATATCCTCAGGAGTAGATGAATTCCTCCAAACGCCCATTAAATCAATCAATGGAAGAACTGTATTGATAGGAGATGTAGCCTCTGTAACGGATGCTGCAGATCAAACGGTAGGTTATGCTATTATTAATGGAAAAAGATCGGTTTATTTACCCATTATCAAAAAGCCTGATGCATCAACAATAGATGCAGTAGAAAATTTAACCAATGCTTTACCGATGCTGGAAAGTCTACTGCCAGAAGGTGTCAAAATCGGCTATGTGTTTGACCAATCGGTCTATATTAGCAGGTCACTTCATAACTTGATTTTCGAAGGTGCTCTCGGTGCAATTTTAACGGGTTTAATGGTATTTCTTTTTCTACGGGACCCACGTGGTGCATTGATCGTAATTCTCACCATTCCAATTGCAATTATTACAGCAGTGATCACTTTAAGCATGTTTGGACAAACGATAAACATTATGACCTTGTCTGGATTAGCATTATCAATAGGTATTCTGGTTGATGAAGCCACAGTTACGATTGAGAACATCCATCAACATATGGAGTTTGGGAAAAAGAAATCGCGCGCTATCCTCGATGCTTTATTGGAAATATCAGCTCCAAAACTGTTGATTCTCCTCAGTATTCTAGCTGTTTTGACCCCTGCCCTGATGATGGAAGGTATCCCAAGAGATATGTTTATGCCACTTTCGATGGCTGTTGCCTTCGCCATGATAGCATCATTTATTGCCTCTCAAACATTCGTTCCGATTATGGCGAATTGGATTATGAAAATCAAAAAACATCCAAAGAAGAAAAAGAAGAAATCATTTATTGATAAAGTATCTGTTAAATATGCTTATACTTTAAAATCATCTTTTAAAAGATCTAAAATAATTACCATACTTTATGTTGTTGCAGCATTTACTGTTGGATTTATTGCTGTCAGTTTTTTAGGAACTGATATTATGCCAAAATCGGAAGGTTCTGATTTTCAGATTAGGGTCCGGATGCCTGATGGCACACGATTGGAAAGAACCGAAGAAACTATTAAATCATTAACCAATTCTTTAATAGCTGATCTTCCGGATAATAGTTTAAAAATATCCTCGGCATTTGTTGGAATGCATCCTTCTGCAAATCCTATCAATTCCATTTTTTTATTTAACAAGACAACTGCTGAAGCAACGTTGCAATTGTCCTTGGACAAATCTAAATTAGGGATGCAAAGGGATGAGTTTAAAGAATTTGTTCGGAATCATATCAAAGAAAAATACCCAAATGTTTCCATCAACTTTGAACCGATGGAGTTGATGGAAAAAATTCTCGGACAAGGCTCAATGACCCCGGTTGAAGTAAAGGTGAGTGCTCCACAAGTGAAGCAAGCTGAAGGATTTGCAGAAAAGATCAAAAAAGAATTGGCTACTTATCCATTTTTGAAGGATGTTCAAATATCAGAACCTCTTCATTATCCTACAATCGATATCAAGATTGATCGCAGAAGATTAGCGGAATTTGGACTTACGGTGCAGGAAGTTTCTCGGAACATATCTGCTACGACTTCTTCAACGCGGTTTACGGATAAAAATTTATGGGTAGATCCAAAATCAGGTTTAGTTTTCCAGGTCCAGGTCCAGGTTCCTGAAAATATGGTCCAAACCCTTCAGGATTTACGTTCAATTCCAGTTAAACAAGGCGCCTCAACCCCCATTTTAGAAGATATAGCTACTATTACAGCTAATGAAGTACCCGCTCAAGTAAATAGAAGAGGGCCTAACCGTTATGTCAGTGTAATTGCGGATATCCATCAAAAAGATTTAGGTTCTGCTAATGCTGCGGTGGATCAAGCACTCAAAAATGTAGGTGAGCCACCAAAAGGAATAAGGATATGGAAAGAAGGTACACTGACCCTGCTCGAAGAAACCTTAGTCGGTTTGTTGTCAGGGTTGTCTATTGCCATTGTTGTCATATTTTTTATGATGTCGGCCTATTATCAATCGATTCGGGTAAGTGTAGTGATTCTATCTGTAGTTCCGGCTGTCATTGCTGGATCTGCCATAATGATTTGGATTTGTGGAAGTAGCCTCAATTTGCAGTCTTATATGGGAATTATTATGTCTATAGGTGTATCGGTTTCCAATGCTGTATTATTGGTTAATCAGGCAGAATGGAATCGTAAAAGGCTTAATCTCCCGGCATCAAGTGCTGCTATGGTAGCTGCAAAATCACGATTTAGACCGATCTTAATGACTGCATTAGCAATGTTAGCAGGTATGACTCCGATGGCTTTGGGAATTGGAGATGGAGGTGAACAAATTGCTCCATTAGGACAAGCAGTGATTGGTGGATTGTTGAGCTCAACATTCACTATTCTATTGGTTGTACCTCTGATATTCGGCTTAATTATGAAAAAAGCGTCCTATGGATCACCTTCAATGGACCCCGATGATAAAGAAAGTAAATTCTATTTAGAACAATAA
- a CDS encoding RNA polymerase sigma factor, which produces MMDFDREVISLQEGKESALCFFMDQYSHALHFYAYKIIKNQDIAREMVSDAFVKLWEKKENFQASESIKSFLYLVVRNLCLDHLKSSRVRFQHNEELLSDLESNDENIKGGKTTCTNSII; this is translated from the coding sequence ATGATGGATTTTGACAGGGAAGTCATCAGTTTACAAGAAGGTAAAGAATCAGCTTTATGTTTCTTCATGGATCAATACAGCCATGCTCTGCACTTCTATGCCTATAAAATCATTAAAAACCAGGATATTGCACGAGAAATGGTTTCGGACGCATTTGTTAAACTTTGGGAGAAAAAAGAAAATTTCCAAGCCTCAGAAAGCATTAAATCATTTCTTTATCTTGTTGTAAGAAATTTATGTTTGGACCATTTGAAATCTAGTAGAGTGCGTTTTCAACATAATGAGGAATTATTATCTGATTTAGAGTCAAATGATGAAAATATTAAGGGGGGTAAAACCACTTGTACCAATTCAATAATATAA